A single genomic interval of Bacteroidales bacterium harbors:
- a CDS encoding L-lactate dehydrogenase, with protein sequence MKLGIIGSGFVGSTAAYAIMLRGGASEIILIDKNKERAEAEAADISHASPFVHHVEVHAGDYSDLKGSSMVIITAGVAQKPGQSRLDLMNKNASILKDIMDNVIRYAPDALMLIATNPVDIMTHLAAKHAGKKGISQLRVFGTGTTLDTARFRTLLGDYMDVDPAHVHGYVIGEHGDSEVLTWSIIDIGGLPLEEFADLRNKKFDDSVKKNIDDQVRHAAYKIIQGKGSTYYGVGGAISRIVDIIEHDHKAFITICTPVEEIAGVKDVTISLPHLMSSKGVLATLPFKLDEKETEALQKSARTIRDKIDKLENS encoded by the coding sequence TGAAATTAGGAATTATAGGAAGTGGATTTGTAGGATCAACGGCAGCTTATGCCATCATGCTGCGTGGAGGTGCCAGCGAGATCATACTGATAGACAAAAACAAGGAACGAGCCGAAGCCGAGGCGGCTGACATAAGTCATGCAAGTCCTTTCGTACATCATGTAGAAGTTCACGCGGGCGATTATTCCGACCTAAAGGGCTCGAGCATGGTAATCATCACAGCCGGTGTGGCTCAAAAACCCGGCCAAAGCAGACTGGACCTTATGAACAAAAATGCTTCCATCTTAAAGGACATCATGGACAACGTCATCCGGTATGCTCCGGATGCGCTCATGCTCATAGCTACCAACCCCGTTGATATTATGACCCATCTGGCTGCAAAACATGCCGGGAAAAAGGGAATTTCTCAGTTAAGAGTTTTTGGTACGGGCACAACACTGGATACCGCAAGGTTCCGAACGCTTTTGGGTGATTATATGGATGTTGATCCCGCCCATGTTCATGGCTATGTAATAGGTGAACACGGAGATTCGGAAGTATTGACCTGGTCTATCATTGACATTGGCGGGCTTCCGCTTGAAGAATTTGCCGATCTCAGAAACAAAAAATTTGACGATTCGGTCAAAAAAAATATTGATGACCAGGTGCGCCACGCAGCCTATAAAATCATTCAGGGTAAAGGTTCTACCTATTATGGAGTTGGAGGTGCCATTTCCAGAATTGTCGATATCATAGAACACGACCATAAGGCTTTCATTACCATTTGTACGCCGGTAGAAGAAATAGCAGGAGTGAAGGACGTGACCATATCCTTACCTCATCTTATGAGCAGTAAAGGCGTGCTGGCTACACTGCCCTTTAAACTTGATGAAAAGGAAACTGAGGCATTGCAAAAAAGCGCCCGGACCATAAGAGATAAAATTGATAAACTGG